The genomic DNA GTCTAAAATCCCTAAATACCTAAAGCTCTAAAATATTTAGATGTTTTTAGTTATCATTTGAGTATTACTATAGTGATTAATGCAGCATATTGCAGGTAAATGAGGTGCAAATTATTTTAATTATGAATTTTTACACCAAAAGGGTTTTACTGCCGAAATACCAGGTCTGTGAGCATTCGCTGATAGCTATTGGTGTAACCTGCCACTAAGTATAAGCTGTTTGATAATGCTTAATTCAATTTTTTTCACCTTTACTGATGAATGATCGGGATAATTTAATTTTTGGGAAAAGTAAGAGAACATAATTAATTAACAATGATATGGGTATTTTCTATAAATACTGAAATTGTTAAAATTTATAGGAGTATCTTAGTGAACAAAGTGAATGTGATATTTTTGTAAGCTCAACACTATTGATAGCAAGGATTTTACTCTCACTTTTTGTCTATTACCTGGTGAACATGACGATTTTTTATACTTACTTACCAAACTGTGACTGCCATTAATCTTTTAGTTCAAGAAAAAACTGAACGTCTGGATCGCTATCTGTCTGCGGAAATACCTGATTTATCTCGTTCTCGTGTTCAACAGTTAATTGAACAAGGTCATGTTTTACTGAATGATCAAATTTGCACATCAAAAAAAATAAATCTGAAAGTTGGCGATCGCATTAGTCTGGAAATTCCTGCTGTCCAACCGTTGGAGTTGGTAGCACAAGATATTCCTCTAGATATTCTCTACGAGGATGAGCAATTACTTATTCTCAATAAACCTGCTGGTTTGGTAGTTCACCCAGCACCTGGTCACGCAGATGGAACTTTAGTTAATGCTTTGTTGGCACATTGCCCTAATTTACCGGGAATTGGTGGTGTACAACGCCCTGGTATTGTTCACAGACTAGATAAAGATACCACTGGTGCGATCGCCATTGCGAAAACAGATATTGCATATCAGCATTTGCAAGCACAACTACAAGCAAAGACAGCCCGCAGAGAATATTTAGGGGTAGTTTATGGCGCGCCAAAAACTGAAAGTGGAACAGTAAATTTACCTATTGGTCGTCATCCCCAAGACCGCAAAAAAATGGCCATAGTTCCTGTAGAAGCAGGAGGGAGAATAGCTGTAACCCATTGGCAAGTGAAAGAAAGACTTGGGAATTACACTTTGATTCATTTTCAACTAGAAACAGGACGCACCCATCAAATTCGTGTCCATAGTGCCAAAATTGGTCACCCCATTGTTGGTGATCCCGTTTATGGTTCTGGTCGTTCTGTCGGGGTGAATTTGCCCGGTCAAGCATTACACGCATGGCAACTCAAGCTGCAACATCCCATTTCCGGTAATTGGGTGGAAGTAACCGCACCCCCACCCCAGGCGTTGACAAAGTTATTAGAAGTCCTTAGGCGTAGATAGTCAATATGGTGTTGCTAAGAAAAAACGGCGTAGTTTCTCGTCAAACTTTTGACTTCTAAATTTCGAATTTAGACCTAAAAAATCCCCCCTGGGAGGTTAATTGAAGAATTTCCGCAAATATTTATAAATGTAAAATTTACATTACTTAATGAAAACCCAGTCATCTAACTATGTCCGCAAAATAACTGTAACTTAGTGTTGGTATATTTTTGCCAGATTATTAAATGAATATAAAACCTGGAAAATATTTGTTTTTTCGAGCCTTATATAAAGTTATGTAACAAAAATTAGGAATATTTAGGGCGCATAGTTCTTATATGTAAGGGATTTGAGGCTTTTCTTATTGCTGTAACTTATTTCTTCATAATTTGTAACAAACAAAGTATCTATAGCGGTGTATAAACATAATCGGAAGGGGTTAAAAAATAGAGCAAAGTTAAATGAGATAGCTAATCAGAAAAGCTTAGTGAGTCTCTCATAAAGTTAACTTCGCTTCTCATAATTTCCACCTCCAGAAAGATGACAGACTAAATCAAGAACTATTGAGCTTTTAGTTTGTTGTCCAGTCCAAATTGATAAAACGAAAGTTTTAATCAGCACATCTCTCAACTAAGTAATTAGGAGATTAGAGTCCATGACATTAGATGTATTTTCCAAAGTTGTTTCCCAAGCTGACGCTAGAGGCGAATTCTTAAGCACCGAACAACTAGATGCTTTAACCGCAGTTGTTAAAGAAGGTAACAAGCGTTTAGACACAGTTAACCGCATCACAAGCAACGCTTCTGCGATTGTTACTAACGCTGCTCGTGCTTTGTTTGAAGAACAGCCCCAATTGATTGCTCCTGGTGGTAACGCTTACACCAACCGTCGTATGGCTGCTTGTCTACGCGACATGGAAATCATCTTACGCTATGTTACCTATGCTGCAATAGCTGGTGACGCTAGTGTTCTCGATGACCGTTGCTTAAATGGCTTACGTGAAACCTACCAAGCTTTGGGTACTCCTGGTGCTTCCGTAGCTGTTGGTGTTGGCAAAATGAAAGAAGCTGCTATCAATATCGTTAACGATCCTAACGGTATCACTAAAGGTGATTGCAGTTCTTTAGTTGCTGAATTGGCTGGCTACTTTGATCGTGCAGCAGCAGCTGTTGCTTAATCAATAAGTACAAACGTACAAACAGTCCAGAGCTAAACATCTAGCTCTTCCAACAACATAAGAAACCAATCTAGGAGAATTTAAACCATGAAAACCCCAATTACCGAAGCTATCGCAGCTGCTGATACCCAAGGACGTTTTTTGAGCAACACCGAATTA from Okeanomitos corallinicola TIOX110 includes the following:
- a CDS encoding RluA family pseudouridine synthase — translated: MTAINLLVQEKTERLDRYLSAEIPDLSRSRVQQLIEQGHVLLNDQICTSKKINLKVGDRISLEIPAVQPLELVAQDIPLDILYEDEQLLILNKPAGLVVHPAPGHADGTLVNALLAHCPNLPGIGGVQRPGIVHRLDKDTTGAIAIAKTDIAYQHLQAQLQAKTARREYLGVVYGAPKTESGTVNLPIGRHPQDRKKMAIVPVEAGGRIAVTHWQVKERLGNYTLIHFQLETGRTHQIRVHSAKIGHPIVGDPVYGSGRSVGVNLPGQALHAWQLKLQHPISGNWVEVTAPPPQALTKLLEVLRRR
- a CDS encoding phycocyanin subunit beta, which translates into the protein MTLDVFSKVVSQADARGEFLSTEQLDALTAVVKEGNKRLDTVNRITSNASAIVTNAARALFEEQPQLIAPGGNAYTNRRMAACLRDMEIILRYVTYAAIAGDASVLDDRCLNGLRETYQALGTPGASVAVGVGKMKEAAINIVNDPNGITKGDCSSLVAELAGYFDRAAAAVA